Proteins encoded together in one Lathyrus oleraceus cultivar Zhongwan6 chromosome 5, CAAS_Psat_ZW6_1.0, whole genome shotgun sequence window:
- the LOC127081499 gene encoding uncharacterized protein LOC127081499 → MDRNILDAASGGALVDKTPVDAKALIENMSLNSQQFTTRNNSMVQTKGVNDIQVSSSNKALETRIEELTSLVKQMAMSKPQTTKLCGICTSTEHPTDTCPILQDESVTQLPQAYAANFFNQNNNQKGYNIPDLSTNKYHPNWRNHPNLRYGNQQPTQQQLVTPLPQTTPQVSTSAPSGPSLEDLVKQMVVNNLQFQQRTDSSIQTLQTQIGQLATSMNAMQQAQGANQLPSQTVVNRKGPNANVSAISLRSGKVPKYAKFLKDLCTSKRRLKGNERVNLGGNISALIQLKHSPEKATISSLNQHTCLIIQLANRSNARPIGVVEDVLVQGNISPTSEVVHEVIYAIEALDIPVVPNTPSIEQPPSLELKQLPENLKYAYLDSNEKLPDGCKTVRQPQMRLNPLILDVVKKEVTKLLQAGYFQIHIAPEDQEKTTFTCPFGTFAYRRMPFGLCNAPGTFQRCMISIFADFIENCMEVFMDDFTVYGSPFDACLNSLNLVLERCIEIDLVLNYEKCHFMVEHGIVLGHIISKKGISVDPVKVDVISTLPYPSFIREIRSFLGHAGFYRRFIKDFSKIALPLSNLLKNDVTFNFDDNCKKAFDFLKEALTSAPII, encoded by the exons ATGGATAGaaacattcttgatgctgctagtggtggagcacttgtcgATAAAACTCCAGTTGATGCCAAAGCCctgattgagaacatgtcactcaATTCCCAACAGTTCACAACCAGAAATAATTCTATGGTCCAAACAAAAGGTGTGAATGACATTCAGGTTTCCTCTTCCAACAAGGCTTTAGAAACCAGAATTGAAGAACTTACTTCTTTAGTGAAACAAATGGCAATGAGTAAACCTCAAACAACAAAGttgtgtggtatttgtacttctaCTGAACATCCAACTGACACATGTCCTATTCTTCAAGATGAGTCGGTCACTCAGTTGCCTCAAGCATATGCAGCTAACTTTTTCAACCAAAACAACAATCAGAAAGGGTACAACATTCCTGACTTGTCCACCAACAAATATCAccccaattggaggaaccatccaaaccttcgatatggaaaccaGCAGCCCACCCAACAACAATTAGTCACACCCCTGCCACAAACCACTCCCCAAGTCTCCACCTCTGCACCTTCCGGGCCTTCATTAGAggatcttgtcaaacaaatggtTGTGAACAATCTCCAATTTCAGCAACGAACAGATTCcagtattcagactttgcagaCACAGATTGGACAGCTTGCCACTTCGAtgaatgccatgcagcaagcCCAAGGAGCAAACCAACTTCCTTCCCAAACAGTTGTGAATCGAAAAGGtcctaatgctaatgtgagtgcaatttcgTTGAGATCCGGGAAG GTTCCAAAGTATGCAAAATTTCTAAAAGACTTGTGCACAAGTAAGAGAAGGTTGAAGGGAAATGAGAGAGTAAATTTGGGAGGAAACATTTCAGCCCTTATCCAGCTTAAACATTCACCTGAAAAAGCTACTATTTCATCCCTCAATCAG CATACATGTTTAATCATTCAACTGGCGAACAGAAGTAATGCTCGCCCTATTGGAGTAGTGGAAGATGTgcttgttcaa ggTAACATTTCTCCTACAAGTGAAGTTGTCCATGAAGTTATTTATGCAATTGAAGCTCTCGACATCCCGGTTGTCCCAAACACCCCATCCATTGAGCAACCACCTTCCCTAGAGCTGAAACAACTCCCTGAAAATCTAAAATATGCTTATTTAGATAGTAATGAAAAACTTCCA GATGGTTGTAAAACAGTGAGGCAGCCCCAAATgaggcttaatcctttgattctcGATGTTGTGAAGAAAGAGGTAACCAAACTCTTGCAAGCAG GTTACTTTCAGATTCATATTGCACCAGAAGATCAAGAAAAGACCACTTTTACGTGTCCATTCGGTACATTTGCTTACAGGaggatgccttttggtctttgTAATGCTCCTGGCACATTTCAGAGATGCATGATTAGCATTTTTGCTGATTTTattgaaaattgcatggaagtgtttatggatgacttcACTGTTTATGGTTCTCCATTTGATGCATGTTTGAATAGTTTAAATTTGGTTTTAGAGAGATGCATCGAAATTGACCttgttttaaattatgaaaaatgccATTTTATGGTCGAACATGGAATTGTCCTAGGTCACATAATTTCTAAAAAAGGAATTTCAGTAGACCCTGTTAAGGTTGATGTTATTTCTACACTTCCTTACCCATCTTTTATTCGCGAGATTcgttcttttcttggtcatgcaggtttttacagGCGCTTCATAAAGGATTTCAGCAAGATAGCTCTTCCACTatcaaacttgttgaagaatgatGTCACTTTCAACTTCGATGACAATTGCAAAAAAGCATTCGACTTCTTGAAGGAAGCATTGACCTCCGCCCCTATCATCTAG